Genomic segment of Harmonia axyridis chromosome 6, icHarAxyr1.1, whole genome shotgun sequence:
GGCCTCTATTGTCATTGGCGTAGTCGTTAGGGGCGACTGAAGATATGATACTCCGAAAACTACGCCCCTGAGGTATTATAGGGCTTTTGAATTAACTTGTCTATAATATTTACAAGGAATGATGTATTAAGAATTTTACAATCCCAAGATCATAATCTTCAGCTATGAGGACCAATGCCGTATAGTAATCGATTTTTCTACCAAATTCTGAACGAAAAAGGTTTTGTGTTAATATCTCATTCGTTAACTACGAGATtagaaaaaaaagatgagatttgaaaatattatggTAAAAGTATATAAGTGAATCCTTAAAGCAGTTCCAACGAGTATGCAGTTGTTCTAAAGGCAAGTTTAGACGAGTAAGCAGTTTTTGAACTgtcgttccctgaacagataataataataaagtttatttcataaataaaataaagatagttctatatttttgtggtcaaattcaaaaatattcgacTGTCTTTGAACATGATAACTCACGAATGGAAAGACttatagaaacttgaaattattaggGTAGGTTCAGATCACAAATGCTGCGGTGAAGTTCATTAATAAGCCAAATTCTACTAGGGGTTCCGCTAGTATGGCCTTTCGAAATTTCGTTTTCCTACTTATTTCAAAACTACGACTTTGAAacagatgaaattttgcatttagatgtaGAATGGCAACTTAAAGCTTCATGCAAAAGATTTTAATCAAAATCATGAAAGATTTTATAAGggtataaaaaaacaaaatttctctaACAAAAAATCGGGCTAGGTAAAAATATAGTTTTGTATAAGTAAGGTAATCACTTGAATGTTCAGCAGGATCTTATCCTCAAAACTTTTCATCGATATATAATAACCAATAGCAATCATTATGAATAGCATCTCATGAACAGTAAACAGTACTGTGATCTCTAATTGGCGCAAGAATTAACAACGGAGACTTCAACGATGGATCAGACGCCAAACAAACCCAGGAGACTTCAACGTTACACCAAGCGAGTAAAACCCCAAAAAAACCCAACAAAAAAACACTCTTACCTCAGTAGCATCCCCATGGCGTTCCACTACACTCCAGAAATCTCTCTCtctcgaaaaataaacaacgaaaAACCACCTTTCAAAACCACCGCATTACAGCCAAATCGATCATCCGACTCGAAGGACCAACACTCCCGATCGCGTAAAAGAAAGAGCTCGTCTCCGTGACGTTCTGAGCGTCCGCGAAACTGCTGGTGCACTGACCACTGCAAAGACGACGTTCACACGGCTCGCCGAAACCGAGATGATGCAGGGACGTGAATTGAGTTGCTGAAGGAAGAGAAAGCAGTGCTGTGTGCTGTGCGATCGAGCTGTTGCCAGTACGCTGCCCGTGATGGTGAGCGGTTTCGTAGGTTGTGAAGAGCACCAGGTGGCCGTTGTCCTCTTGTAGGCTCGCCTTGGCGCCGGAGGTGGTGGAAAAGCGCCAAGGAAACAAGTTTCGGGATCACGTGAGATGGTCACGGGGTTTTCTGGGAGTCTAGTCGGGAAAAAAATACCCTTGAGATGGGTCGagaagaattgaataatttttttttttttgggttggTAGGGGGATTATTGCGTTGGTTCTTCGTCGATTGGAGTATTGTtcgtaatttcataattttgtggaatattggagtccaaaatttattttgttgaagTTTCATCCTTTGATTTTAGCCTTCGCCAAATTCTCTAACTTTTAGGAGGATCAATGCAGTATAACAACAAATTTTTGTACTGAATTTATCGCAAATTAATCCTATTAGATCTAGAATTCGTTCGATGAATTTCAAAGACTAAAAGACACGAAATTATATTGAAGGATAATTTATTTTATCTAAGAAACTACCAACTCttaaataaaacacaaaaaatgtGGGTATTACTTGTGGACCAACAGACGTTGCCTTACCAGAAAAAAACATTGGTTTCGTTTATATGCCATTATTTATTCGgataataaatataaagaaCATCCAATCATATCAAACTTAATTACAATGAAcactcaattttcaattctttacataggcgtacaactttgcttccgccgtttttttccgaaattcgaggctttattgtgtaataattggttatacatttataattcaaagtattgtccatcgctggccactactttcccccatatttcgggcagcgtacgaatcccgcgttgaaaaaactggtcatcttttgaagcgatccacgaatcgatccaatttttacttcttcataagaccggaaatgcTGGTCAACCAGGACGTGTGCCTGTGATCGAAGctagtgatagtccgagggagcaatgtctggagaatatggcgggTGGGGTAGTCTTTTcgatttcaacgtttccaagtatgttttgaccactttcgcaacatggagtcgagaattgtcatgctgtaaaatcactttatcatgtgtCTCGTTGTATTAaggtcgtttgtctttcaatgctcggctcgaacgcattaattgagttcgataacgatcgcctgtgattatttcagtcagtttaaacaactcataatacactacgctgggCTGGTCCCACAAAATattgagcatgactttggaaccgtgaatattcggtttggcctgcGCTTTGGATTATGATAATGAAcaaatttttcgtctccagtcataaagcgatgcagaaatcccttccgtcgttgtcttgcaagcagttgttcacaaacaaacaaacgtcgttcaacgtaactcggcttcaacttgtttcttaatcattctcatgactttcaggcgttttgaaatggcttgttgcctcactcctaatgatcctgccaattcttgttgcttttgacacgagtcttgatcaagtaatgcctccaattctccatcttcgaaaaccttctctctttcacctccATTCTgatcttcgatgtcaaaatcaccgttcttgaagcgttgaaaccactctcggcacgttctttcactaatatcagcctcaccataggtatttgggagcattcgaagagcctcagccgcactttttttcatattgaagcagaaaattaaaagttcccgcaaataacgagaatttggctcgtaagctgacatgtttaatcgagaataaatttatgatggcgttatttttacaaatactcattgtatgacatctacgatctatttttttcgactaccacttattgCTACAAAACGgcgtaagcaaagttgtacatctaTTAGGTTCTTATCTCGCAGCTTCTTAAATTCCGATACATCAATTTTCTATGTGCGCCATAGAAAtattaatattcaattcataGAAGATTCAACTACAGTATTCTTCGAATGTCAGAACGACATTTCCACCCACGTAAACACGGAAAAAGGAGTTACGTAAACCATCCTACGTTCTTCATAGTCGACTGCACAAAATAAGCCATCATTCTGCTCCATTGAACTACGGAACGTACCCACGTAATAGCGCTCAAGTCGCAGAAAACCATAGTTTGAAGAAATGACAGGCGCTCTCAGTCATAATAACAGATCGATAACTTCTTGGACGAGCTGCGTTCAATATTACGAAATCGCTTTACTTCCGGTGCCGAAGTCAATCACAGATCTCCTAACCCAGATTCCTCATCTCATAGAACTTCCTCTTCCATAGAAGACTGAATTAAGACCAGAGACGTCGTAACCACAACTTTGACAACCATAGACCTATTAACTTTAGTATAGTAATCCACGAAGCCACTGACTTGGCCACAGACTTCCAATATTACGAAATTGATTTCCTTCCGGCGCCAAAGTCAGATCTTCAACCACAGATCTCCTAACCCAAAAATTCCTGATGTCATCGAACTTCCTCTTCCATAGAAAACAGACTCACAAACACAACTTTGACAACCAAAGACCTCCTAACCTATTAACCTCAGTGATCCACGAAGCCACGCCCTCGACCACAGATTTCCGGAAATCACAGAAAGCCTCCGCAGAAAATGGACCACAGACCTCTTACTCCTAAAATTCCTAACCTCCATATAAGAGCCCCACCACAGAAAACGGATGTTTCTCGCCCACTCACAGAGCTCGCGGATCTTCTTTCTTCCACCGGCCTCATCGCGATTCCTTCGTGCTCCTCGTTCTTACACAACACCCGGCATAATTGCAGAATCCATTAGCGTTAGTTGCAATTGAAAGTTTCTAAAGTTATAACACGGAGTCACATGCCTGGAATTTCGTTATTTTTACGGCGAGGAACCTTCACCAAGTCACATGATTGTTGTTGATCGGATCGGTTCCTTCTACCGCGTTGGAGACCGTTTCTCTCTCCGCGAAACGGGTTGAATGGTAACGTTTGTTTTTGTCTTGGTGCGGTGTTGCCGGATCGAGGGATTTTTCCCTAGAATTGGGGAAAAATTCAATGGAAATTGATGACACAATTTTTGATTGtcaacttaaaaattttatcttataattatacagggtggtacCAAATAAGTGCGAGAGAGTTTAGGGGTCGAATACTTGTTGAAAGTTACGTAAACAAAAGTTTCTAGGTATTTCCTTGAAAAGTTATACGTtcccaaaaatgagaaaaatttttttaattgctgAAGAATTGAAAGTAAGGCAATCATCGATCATGTTTTGCCAATAAAAAAGTATGACAGCTATTTACTAGTTCTTATTCATATTACAGGCCCCCTTAACTTTTGGACAAAGATTCACCCTCCCAAAAAAATTTCGCActtatttggaaacaccctgtagaaaaacaaatttgacGTTTTGATTCTACCCTCTTCAAGGTTTTATGACgcacaaatataaaatataccaCAATATGTCTTGTTTACAGTTCTACAATAACGTAAAACAGAAATCTGaggattttcattcaaaatctgGAATCTTTTGGTACCTACTGATTTTggggaaaattatttttttgacttgGCAACCCTGACGTTGCGAGGGATCGTCGTTCTGTCGACACAATGCGGATGTAAAGGTGCGCGAGGACTTTGTCACGTGGGACTTTTCCTTGATTCAGATTCGGTTGTGGTAGTCAACTGGGCAAAGTACTAACCCATTCATGGGTATTCCGTAGTCAGCCAATAACGCAATGTGTATTGAAACGCTCAAtgtttttttgagcgctcgttcaaaATGTTcgtcattttcgaaaaaaaaatcattttttttcaaattcttatttCAATCAATGATATTAAAGGGTTTgccaataagatgtttcattttgaataacctgCTATCTAGGCAGCTGCCACTGGCAAAAGTCCACAGAGGTTAAATCAGTTCTGCGTGAAGGCCAATTCAAGTTACCCCTCCTGGAGGTCAATTAAACAAGGATATCATACTATATCAGGAATTCATCCAATAGCAATTGTTGCGTTCAatcataacaggccaattgaaaagtcacacatttttttggcaaaattcgattttattattcaacatagttgccttcgtgggcgatacagcgattatagcgatcttccaacttttcgataccatttttgtaatacgatttgtctttcctttcagaataggcctcagtttcggcgattacttcttcattggcgctgaatttctttacagcgagcattcttctgaggtctgagaacaggaaaaatcgctggggaccagatctggcgaatacgttggctgcagaagcaattcgaagcccaattcatgcaatattgtcattgttttcatttatttgtgacatggcgcattgtcttgatgaaacagcacatttttttcttcaaatagggccatttttaacgatttcatccttcaaacgatccaataacgctatataataatcgctgttgatggtctggcccttctggaggaaatcaatgaatattataccttgcgcatcccagaatactgataccataaccttgccagctgactgttgtctttttcctcgctttggattcggttcatcgtgtgcagtccaatcagctgactgtcgattggactccggagtgaaatgatggagccatgtttcatccatcgtcacatatcgacgcaaaaattcaggtttattccaCTAATACCTGTCAAGAACATTCGACATGACAGCTAAACTGACAGATATCCAAACCGAAAACGACAATAACTTCCATAAAAGAACAGGTCTACACCTCCACATTACCGAGATGTGGAAATCCTCTTTGCGTAACCAAGACATCCGAAAATCTGGTTTCATTACCAAGGTTCCAGATTATCTGGAACGCAGCCAGAGCACAATAATGTGCAACATCGTATCGTAAACGATTGCGTTCCGCTTCGTTGAACATAATCACATGATGCTGTGCAATAATAAGTAAATCGTTGTAAGCTAGGAAAACTTTATAATGAAACATATTAACGCAATCTAGTGTTGGGCAATCGAGAAGatgttcattgaataatttgcgGGTAAATAAGGAGAAACTACTAGGTAACGGGCTTAGGATTGCtcattgaagaagaagaaaagttGATCTCAAGAAGAAAACTTTTCTGGTGGGTAtttgttttgagaaaaatatgtaagtataccTTTGTACATTCCAAAAAGTACGCTGGAGAATTATGCAATAGGTTTAAATAAGACAACATTCTATAATAAAAAGTTATGACGCGGCAATGCCAAAAAATACTTACcaaccattttttttctgaagaaattacCTATTCATTGTAGAAATTATTCACTGTATTCACACTGTATGTCACTGCCTACAACTACCGGttatagtgacttaattaaacaaagtggcgacaattcgttcaaattgagccttaaaatggcgaatggggacCATAGAACTTaaatacaattgactgaactgaacacacgtcaaaatcaaaattattgggcctgatagtatttgattgtatataaaaatttatttaactgaagaatactacagtgactaaataaaacggaccttacattttgaataaatcccaaaaatcaggtaaatgaagaatgtaaacaaaaagccgacatatttaggctcagccaatcaaaaacgagaccacgcttgtcgccactgtggtttattaagtcactttAATACCGGTGACACTCTAGAAAAAGTTTACTTCTAAAAGACCtcaatttcgagatatttcgaatttGATTACCATGGAGAATTTCCTTCGCTGAATCACTATTCATTCTATTCTATGGTTCCTCTCTAGAAGATCCCAAAACCgtgatatttcgaattttgtgggaTGAATTTTGATTTAATAATGTTGTTGGATCAgcgtcaaaatttgatattttgaagaattttccatgaTGAATACTAACCTGCAATCAGTTTTATCCTAACTCCCCTCAAAGCCGAGATATTTGCAGAAAAATTGTCTTTAAATACGTAAAAACTACGATCTGAAAAGCCCCCCAAAAAACGCATACACTATGCTCAAATTCGATCGGAcgatttttattggaaaaatcaaGACAATTTTTGGATGGAACACTGTCTTCTTGTGAAAAAAGATTCGTACAAATCAACCATCAGATAGATAAAacttattaattcaattatttcatctcCCTGATTATACAATAcgaatttttttgcattctgcaaaGTATTTAGGGATATTAGGCTTTCAAATTGTGTCTCAGTCTAGTATGGCATTTTGGATAGTAACGACTCTGATTTTAGCATTTTGTAACTTTCCTGCCCATTATTGATTTCAAACATTTGTGTTAGTTACTGCCATCTATTGGCGTAGTCAATACACTGCTTTCTATACACAGAAaacttttttcacaaaataattttaatacaTCCAGAATTCCGAGAGCAGCGTTTAATTTatgatttgcaaaaaaaatctaGTAGAAAAAGTTTTAACCaaatggaatatttttttaatgttagTCTTAGTTCTCATGGTTAGTAATTTTTATTCGGATTTGACAACCCCAGGTCTGAACCCCGCCACTGTTAATctttaaaacattttttcgtctaaattttggaaataaaaatccgTATTGCaaaatttgcagttttttctaaataactttatgataataATGATTCTACTTCTCTCATTGTTAAGCTAGGTTTTAACTATAAAAGCAAAAGTACATTTGGGACCGAGTTTAGGACTTTTGCTTGAACTGGGAAAATAAATTCGGGAATTCATTGACATAATGAGAAATAATACCCATCTTTTCGGGACctattttcatgaaacaaaaaaaaaataaagcgaaatttttttattaaaactaTTTAATTAATCCAAAAAATTGTAGGttaaatatttgtattcaaagtACAAACACATTAGAAATTAAATATTAATAACTCTGGATAATTTCTGAACACGATTTAGCAGCAAATCTCCTTGTTTCACGACTGCATTGAACTGAGCGTTCTTCAGATCAGGCCTGTTTGTCTCTACAATACCTCCCACTCTATCAATTTTGCAATGGAGTCGATCAGCAGCAATGAATGTAGACAACTCTCTGaaacattaaataaaaattcaaatcaaaccgctgttattcaaaaatttgaataaactcaCTGGTCAATGAAAGCAACAGAAACACCAAAAGCTTCAGCCATATACTGCAAAGTTAGGGATCTGTAGGACTCCAAGAGCTGAGTATAAGCAagaattctcatttctctaacgTAGTAACGATAATGAGCGTTCATGAAGTAATCAAGTCGAAGCACCTCTTCAACTCGAGCTGAAATGTACATAAAATAAGCTGGTTATCTCaaaaatataactttgagtAAGATGACTTACCTAAATTAGTGAAAAATTCTGCATATTGACAATTGTATAGTGAAAACAAATATTCCTTGACAGAAGGTTCAGAGTGTAGGACTTCCAAAATTTCAGACCCTTTAATAACCTAAAAAGCGATCAATAATAACAAAACTCAATtaaatttccttgaaatgaattttataccTTATCTCTTAGCTGGTTCCTTGGTAAACTGATTACAGAGGTATATACAGCATACCTCACAAATTGCTTGTAGTCCATAAGTTCATATGATGTGAATGTACTAACAGTATCCAAAAATAAAGTAGCAGCAGTTTTGAAATCTCTAACTGCCATACAATAAGCACCTTGATATACTTTCAATCTATTTCTTCTATCCCAATCACCTCCTTCTTCAATCAAACTGCAAATTAtagtatataaaatattgtgAAGGAATAAAAGACCTTTAAGCTTACGTTTTAGCTTGATCTATATTTCTGGTGATGAGTTCATGGTCCATGAAAAACAGTCCAAGACGTATCAAATGGAATATTATGTCTAGTCTTTGTCCAAGAGATACTGTCTTGTCATATGTTTTACGGAATGCTGACACTGCACTATCCTTGTCACCGATACGGCTGAAATATTCTGCTTTTTTGAGGTAAGCTTCTCTCACCTCCATCTCACCCAAGTTCTTTTCAGCGTCTTCGATTGCTTCATCCAATTTCTTAATGGCTTCagcattttttgttttcattgtacTCAGTAATTTGACATCTTTTTTCCAATTGGAATCCTTGCAAATTAATTCATAGAAAGGGGCCATATCTagatataaataaattcattaaagaGTTTAGTTTAACTTTCAAAGCATTCATTTACCGTGTTCTTGTATAGCTTTCAAAAGTTCAGTCTTTACATTTTCTATATCTTTGTAATCGGGGATTGTGAGGAGAAATTTGTATCTGGCCAAGTCCAAATCAGGATTCTTTTCCAATCCTTGGTCTTCCAAATTTTCCATAGGCATTTTGGAGAGTTGTTTTGTGGGACTTCAAAATAACTAGCAAATTACGAATGACTTGACAAACTTAGCTGTCATCGAGGACCGACAACAACATGGGTTATGTTACAATCATAGAATGCAATCTTGACGCATAGAAGTCACACGGGTACGTTCCATATTTGATGCATGTGAAACGTTAAGGTAGAtgctttttaaaatttctaatatGTAATATTGTAATCTATatatttgttttcagaattaaGGTTATAATTCTTCTCTCCAGTAATGACTTGGTTACTTTTTATTTCAGGATGGGTTACAATGgaagaatgaaacaaaattcaCTGTTTTATTCCTTTATTGAGGACATCTGAAAACGATTcttaaaaatattttggtatAGGTTCTAAATTGATCCCTCTAAATAATGTATGACATTTCAggcaaaattcaaaataaaaaaatggtttaCGATTCAAAAATTCACTGGATCTATGGCTATTTACAAATTGAGCAAATTCAAAAGTGTTTAATATCAATATATTTATGACAAATCGAAAATATGACATCAATTACCAGCTTCACAATTTTACTCAGTGCAAAATAGAGGTAGAAGCAGTAGCTTGAAATGGAtgtgtgattttttttgttgttttcaagCGAGGTTTAGCGATAGATCTGGACAATATTAGGCCGTTTTCTCTACTTCTTCAGGAGGAATGTATATTCAATGGATTTTCTGAAAACATCAAACACTGTCGTTATAACCTACAGGAAGTTAACCTtcaaaattttcggaaaaatatttttacaatGGTTTTCTCCATTATATTAAGCCTCAATTCACAATCATCGCTGCTAATATTTGTGCTTTTTTATTATCAGTTCAATATTCAGTCATTCTTGGTTTCAAAGGGTGGAGAAAATGAGGAAAATTAAAATCGACTCTACTTATTCGAATTTCAACAGACCAATATTCGCTATTGTCAAATATTATTCTGATTCTGAGATGTATAAAAACCCTGTGTTGACACTGAGCTCATTTTGTTCGCCTgtcgaaaaattgaattaacttTTTTATAGAGGGCGCTTTATATTTTCCATAGGGGGCGCTCCACATTTTCCATAGAGGGCgccttatattttttatagagGGCGCTTTATATTTTCCATAGGGGGCGCTCCACATTTTCCATAGAGGGCGCCTTATATTTTCTATAGAGGGCGCTTTACATTTTCCATAACCTCAATGGTGAATATTTCGTACTTTTTATGGAAGTATTGCCCCATAATTAGTAAACAAATTAAAATATGTGCAATTTCGTGGATTTTTTAATATTCCCAGTGGAAATCTTCTTTTCATAATTCATTAGGAAAGTTGAAAGTGTGAGATGAGATTTATGTTAAGACTGATGAATACAGCgatgattttcagatcattcaAATCAGGACcaataattgatttttattattttcatcttgTGTCTTGTTTGATaaattttacaagaaaattttataaaatttttttaggcAGAATACGATTACAAGCCGCCACTTACCTGAATGTAAGTTTTTCAAAACCtcattttctcaaattcaaattttaatatccaaaacatttccaaaattttccgTTGGTCCTGAGTTGAATATAAGTAGATAATTCAGTATAGTCAGATATACATTTCAGTAAGTTTCTAAGGGGTATGAATGGCAGCAAGACTACGAATCCTCTTCAATACAATCAATTCCAAATCGAGGGAGGTAAGATCCGGTAGTCTTGCAGGTTAGGCACATCTAAGAAAAGGCAGGTTGATATGGATATATCTAGGGAAATAAATTAGTGCTTCAACTAAACTTTACATCGTATAAACACTTAGTATCGTACTAATTGACATATCATTCAGTTATAGAAAGAACGTTATCAAAAATCCAATTGCGGAACCGATAAATGACAGCTCGTTCCCAAACGCGCCCTCTAGCCCAATTTTCCGAAAACCCGAATAAAATCTCTATGATTCGTCGGTCCCGCAATCGCTACGTTGAACATAGAAACAAGATGGTAATCTGTGTTCTCCCACTGTCAGTAGATGCGTTCGAAAGGTATTTGATTTAGAAACTAACATAATATCATAGAGTCGTTCGTATAACCTTGCCGCGGCCATAGAAGACCGACAGCCGTTTTAAGAACTACTGTCATAGAAATGTTCACAATCACAGACATTCGTCGATGTCCAAGCGACACTCGCGATAAACGTCCTTATCGTCCA
This window contains:
- the LOC123682613 gene encoding 26S proteasome non-ATPase regulatory subunit 6, with protein sequence MPMENLEDQGLEKNPDLDLARYKFLLTIPDYKDIENVKTELLKAIQEHDMAPFYELICKDSNWKKDVKLLSTMKTKNAEAIKKLDEAIEDAEKNLGEMEVREAYLKKAEYFSRIGDKDSAVSAFRKTYDKTVSLGQRLDIIFHLIRLGLFFMDHELITRNIDQAKTLIEEGGDWDRRNRLKVYQGAYCMAVRDFKTAATLFLDTVSTFTSYELMDYKQFVRYAVYTSVISLPRNQLRDKVIKGSEILEVLHSEPSVKEYLFSLYNCQYAEFFTNLARVEEVLRLDYFMNAHYRYYVREMRILAYTQLLESYRSLTLQYMAEAFGVSVAFIDQELSTFIAADRLHCKIDRVGGIVETNRPDLKNAQFNAVVKQGDLLLNRVQKLSRVINI